Proteins co-encoded in one Euleptes europaea isolate rEulEur1 chromosome 1, rEulEur1.hap1, whole genome shotgun sequence genomic window:
- the LOC130475594 gene encoding lysophosphatidic acid receptor 6-like, translated as MWQNGTHTSWETPPSTKTPSPHDSYSAPLQCVAEAEFQHLLLPITYSVVCMLSLASNGVALWSCWANRARAPPVMTFIYNLIVIDLLFALSLPLQAVYHVRNNDWPFGENLCKATNALFLANMFSCTLFLACICLERYLAVIHPVHYLSLRWPLSRVFLSLAIWVLIGIGLLTLFTKSSVTSQFPNGNTACMENFPAHVWSGRLGGMVLASSALGFFVPFLTIVICSVVIAQRLIHLSQGSAQASSLRRHSLRTLLMVTVLLTLCFLPFHVIYTLHTLGRIGVLSSPGLLQFTCSAQRATMALASINSALDPLVYYFSMELAHWKLPCCGTILQKLKGSGDSAMTSLLLLPLLLVVLSPGEPFLVRSQY; from the exons ATGTGGCAAAATGGCACCCATACTTCATGGGAGACCCCTCCTTCAACGAAGACCCCAAGTCCCCACGATAGCTATTCAGCACCTTTACAGTGTGTGGCTGAAGCAGAGTTCCAGCACCTGCTTCTTCCAATTACCTACAGTGTGGTTTGCATGCTGAGCTTGGCCTCCAATGGTGTGGCCTTGTGGAGCTGCTGGGCCAACCGGGCCCGGGCCCCACCTGTCATGACCTTCATCTACAACCTCATTGTCATTGACCTGCTGTTTGCGCTCTCGCTGCCATTACAGGCTGTGTATCATGTGAGGAACAATGACTGGCCTTTTGGCGAGAATCTGTGTAAAGCCACCAACGCACTCTTCCTGGCCAACATGTTCAGCTGCACCCTTTTCCTGGCCTGCATCTGCCTGGAGCGTTACCTCGCTGTCATTCACCCTGTCCACTACCTGAGCCTGAGGTGGCCCCTCAGCCGTGTGTTTCTGTCCTTGGCTATCTGGGTGCTGATTGGGATTGGACTACTGACACTCTTCACCAAGAGCTCTGTGACCAGTCAGTTCCCAAATGGGAATACTGCCTGCATGGAGAATTTCCCAGCTCATGTATGGAGTGGACGCCTGGGGGGCATGGTTCTAGCCTCTTCTGCACTGGGCTTCTTTGTGCCTTTCCTCACCATAGTCATCTGTTCCGTAGTGATTGCCCAGCGCCTCATTCATCTGAGCCAGGGCTCAGCTCAGGCTTCTTCACTGCGGAGGCACTCTCTCCGCACCCTCCTGATGGTGACGGTCCTGCTCACACTCTGCTTTCTACCATTCCATGTCATCTACACGCTACACACACTTGGCCGGATTGGTGTCCTGTCTTCTCCAGGGCTTCTGCAGTTCACCTGTTCAGCCCAACGGGCTACCATGGCCCTTGCCAGCATCAACAGTGCTCTTGATCCACTGGTATACTACTTCAGCATGGAACTTGCCCACTGGAAATTGCCCTGCTGCGGCACAATCCTTCAGAAGCTTAAGGGTTCAG GCGATTCCGCCATGACatccttgctgctgctgccgctgctgctggtgGTTCTGAGCCCAGGGGAGCCATTCCTGGTGAGATCCCAGTATTAG